A stretch of the Lolium perenne isolate Kyuss_39 chromosome 3, Kyuss_2.0, whole genome shotgun sequence genome encodes the following:
- the LOC127325790 gene encoding uncharacterized protein encodes MVKLARALDFPRSEVYYDIMEKMNFKVTYTLRAKRVERWIRAIKRDFLDAAEIKVVGLDCEFTDPRKGNQCAAVLQLSVAQHTLVFHIVHADEVTELLIDFLANMNIRFCGAAIHNDVDMLQTYGIIIPSTINLQQILQNSVPRKQTLSLYDLANHYIGMGLEQKKKFNYKKNKPPKTAKKLEEEALIFGWGDFPLSHKQLQYAALDARLGFELGRRHFRALGYNSHMDRLGLNIYE; translated from the exons ATGGTCAAGCTCGCGCGCGCCCTCGACTTCCCTCGGTCTGAAGTCTACTACGATATCATGGAGAAGATGAATTTTAAGGTCACGTACACCCTCCGTGCGAAGAGGGTGGAGAGATGGATCCGCGCTATCAAGAGGGATTTCCTCGACGCCGCGGAAATCAAG GTCGTGGGCTTGGACTGCGAGTTCACCGACCCTCGCAAGGGTAACCAATGCGCCGCCGTCCTGCAACTCTCCGTCGCGCAACATACTCTGGTCTTCCATATTGTGCATGCCGATGAAGTGACAGAACTGCTCATCGATTTCCTTGCGAACATGAACATCAGATTCTGTGGCGCGGCAATCCACAATGATGTGGATATGTTGCAGACCTATGGAATTATTATTCCGTCTACGATCAACCTCCAGCAGATTCTCCAGAACTCCGTCCCAAGAAAGCAGACTCTGAGTTTGTATGATTTGGCAAATCATTATATTGGGATGGGTCTCGAGCAGAAGAAGAAGTTTAATTATAAGAAGAACAAGCCGCCGAAGACCGCCAAGAAATTAGAAGAAGAGGCACTGATTTTTGGATGGGGCGATTTTCCCTTGAGCCATAAACAACTGCAGTATGCCGCTCTCGACGCTCGCCTCGGCTTCGAGCTGGGTAGGAGGCATTTCCGGGCACTTGGCTACAATAGCCATATGGATCGCCTCGGACTTAATATTTATGAGTAG